One window from the genome of Deinococcus sp. NW-56 encodes:
- a CDS encoding CoA ester lyase gives MSVRPLRSVLYVPGDKPRAIEKARTLGADAVILDLEDAVAPEHKDAARENVAAALRTPWQVPVLVRVNGLGTPWEYADRELALRAGADGLVLPKVEDAATVRDLHLRVPLWAMIETPRGVLHAAEIAAAPGVAGLIVGANDLARALRTRPDPSRTPLLHALSAVVLAARAHGKVPLDAVYNDVRDPQGFGRECEQGRTLGFSGKTVIHPGQVEIANRTFGVSEVEVAAARGLIAAWTQARNEGRSVATYQGALVEQMHVDEAQETLALWEATRTDQPLA, from the coding sequence GTGAGCGTTAGGCCGCTGCGCTCGGTGCTGTACGTGCCGGGCGACAAGCCCCGCGCCATCGAAAAGGCCCGCACCCTGGGCGCCGACGCCGTGATCCTCGACCTGGAAGACGCCGTCGCGCCCGAGCACAAGGACGCCGCCCGCGAGAATGTGGCCGCCGCGCTGCGGACGCCGTGGCAGGTGCCCGTGCTCGTGCGGGTCAACGGCCTGGGCACCCCCTGGGAATATGCCGACCGCGAGCTGGCGCTGCGGGCTGGGGCGGACGGGCTGGTACTACCCAAGGTGGAAGACGCGGCCACCGTGCGTGACCTGCACCTGCGCGTGCCCCTCTGGGCCATGATCGAGACGCCGCGAGGGGTGCTGCACGCCGCCGAGATCGCCGCCGCTCCCGGCGTGGCGGGCCTGATCGTGGGGGCGAACGACCTCGCGCGGGCGCTGCGGACCCGGCCCGATCCTTCCAGGACGCCGCTCCTGCACGCCCTCTCGGCGGTGGTCCTCGCCGCCCGTGCCCACGGCAAGGTGCCGCTGGACGCCGTCTACAACGACGTGCGCGACCCCCAGGGTTTCGGGCGCGAGTGCGAGCAGGGCCGCACCCTGGGCTTTTCCGGCAAGACCGTCATTCACCCCGGTCAGGTCGAGATCGCCAACCGGACCTTCGGGGTGTCTGAGGTGGAGGTGGCAGCGGCACGGGGCCTGATCGCGGCATGGACCCAGGCCAGGAACGAGGGGCGCAGCGTGGCGACCTACCAGGGTGCCTTGGTCGAGCAGATGCATGTGGACGAGGCCCAGGAGACACTCGCTCTCTGGGAGGCGACGAGGACCGACCAGCCTCTTGCTTAA
- a CDS encoding carbonic anhydrase, translating into MPGKRGGWGVRRPLRGPKYPAPRDAHEALERLQAGNRRFRESRPLRPHGSVRRREGVAAQGQHPFAVVVACADSREAPELLFDCGLGDLFVVRTAGHVVGDTALGSVEFAALNLGVDLVVVLGHSHCGAVGATLEAEASGQAAPGHLGALIRAISPAVTLARGRGGDLPEATLRAHVELSAAAIRASEVLRPRLEVGTLRVVGGRYDLETGEVVFFGDEAAPLASPLPPQPTVLGTPGPLETCLYAHDLDAAEAFYSGVLGLSLYGKAPGRHLFYRLSGGMLLVFNPGASAQPGQVPAHAGAEGGHACLRIAREATEAWHAHLTACGLEVTRYAWGTRGESLYFRDPAGNVLELAPASIWGLGDGGEP; encoded by the coding sequence ATGCCGGGCAAGCGGGGAGGGTGGGGCGTCAGGCGGCCGCTGCGGGGGCCGAAGTACCCGGCGCCGCGCGACGCGCACGAAGCGCTCGAGCGGTTGCAGGCGGGCAACCGGCGCTTCCGGGAGAGCCGTCCGCTGCGGCCCCACGGGAGCGTGCGGCGCCGGGAGGGGGTGGCCGCGCAGGGGCAGCACCCCTTTGCCGTGGTGGTGGCCTGCGCCGACTCGCGCGAGGCGCCCGAACTGCTGTTCGACTGCGGGCTGGGTGACCTCTTCGTGGTGCGGACCGCCGGGCACGTCGTGGGCGACACGGCGCTGGGCAGCGTGGAGTTCGCCGCGCTGAACCTGGGCGTGGACCTCGTGGTCGTGCTGGGCCACAGCCACTGCGGCGCGGTGGGGGCCACCCTGGAGGCCGAGGCTTCGGGGCAGGCCGCGCCCGGCCATCTGGGCGCCCTGATCCGGGCGATCTCGCCCGCCGTGACGCTCGCCCGTGGGCGCGGCGGCGACCTGCCCGAGGCCACCCTGCGGGCGCACGTGGAGCTGTCGGCCGCAGCCATCCGCGCGAGCGAGGTGCTGCGGCCCCGGCTGGAGGTGGGCACCCTGCGGGTGGTGGGCGGGCGCTACGACCTCGAGACTGGAGAGGTGGTCTTTTTTGGGGACGAGGCCGCCCCTCTGGCCTCTCCCCTGCCCCCCCAGCCCACCGTCCTCGGCACCCCCGGCCCGCTGGAGACGTGCCTGTACGCCCACGACCTCGACGCGGCCGAGGCCTTTTACTCGGGCGTGCTGGGCCTGAGCCTGTACGGCAAGGCGCCGGGCCGCCACCTCTTCTACCGGCTGTCGGGCGGGATGCTGCTGGTCTTCAACCCCGGCGCCAGCGCCCAACCGGGGCAGGTCCCTGCCCACGCGGGCGCCGAGGGCGGGCACGCCTGCCTGCGGATTGCGCGGGAGGCCACCGAGGCCTGGCACGCCCACCTGACGGCCTGCGGCCTGGAGGTCACCCGGTATGCCTGGGGCACGCGGGGCGAGAGCCTCTACTTTCGGGACCCCGCCGGAAACGTGTTGGAGCTGGCCCCGGCGAGTATCTGGGGACTGGGCGACGGAGGAGAACCATAA
- a CDS encoding carbohydrate kinase — MPSSLTDRERDLLTLIREAPLSTPEELARRLGTSRGAVNVHVSNLIRKGALLGRGYVVAPDVAPYVVVVGGANMDIKARTLAPAVPGTSNPGTGTQAPGGVARNIAENLARLGVDTRLITAVGRDPHGDLLLRETEAAGVDVRSVLRLDSPTGTYTAVLDDRGELLIAVAAMGSMDALTPAALQERRGVLRGAAWVVADGNLSPETLSHLLSLCTEAGVPVVFEPVSEPKAARLLPALASGLTPHTVTPNVGELGALVGRAVPDTVEALRDAANELHARGIATVWVRRGERGSLLSTPEGVTELPALSADVADVTGAGDAMLAASLAALLGGANPEEAARHGHAAAALTVESPHTVSPTLTTAAVRSRLGRPQP; from the coding sequence ATGCCCTCGTCCCTGACCGACCGCGAACGCGACCTGCTGACCCTGATCCGCGAGGCCCCGCTGAGCACGCCGGAGGAACTGGCCCGGCGGCTGGGCACCTCGCGCGGGGCGGTGAACGTGCATGTCAGCAACCTGATCCGCAAGGGGGCGCTGCTGGGGCGCGGGTACGTGGTGGCCCCGGACGTGGCCCCCTACGTGGTGGTGGTGGGCGGGGCGAACATGGACATCAAGGCCCGGACGCTCGCGCCCGCCGTGCCCGGCACCAGCAACCCTGGCACGGGGACCCAGGCCCCCGGCGGCGTGGCCCGCAACATCGCGGAGAACCTCGCGCGGCTGGGCGTGGACACCCGCCTGATCACGGCGGTGGGCCGCGACCCCCACGGCGACCTGCTGCTGCGCGAGACCGAAGCGGCGGGCGTGGACGTGCGCTCGGTGCTGCGCCTGGACAGCCCGACCGGCACCTACACGGCCGTGCTGGACGACCGGGGCGAACTGCTGATCGCCGTCGCCGCGATGGGGAGCATGGACGCGCTGACCCCCGCCGCGTTGCAGGAGCGCCGGGGGGTGCTGCGCGGCGCCGCCTGGGTCGTCGCGGACGGCAACCTGAGTCCCGAGACGCTGAGCCACCTGCTCTCCCTGTGCACCGAGGCGGGCGTGCCCGTCGTCTTCGAGCCGGTCAGCGAACCCAAGGCCGCGCGGCTGCTTCCGGCACTGGCGTCGGGCCTCACGCCCCACACCGTCACCCCGAATGTCGGGGAACTCGGGGCACTGGTGGGGCGGGCGGTTCCGGACACAGTGGAGGCGCTCCGGGACGCGGCGAACGAACTGCACGCCCGTGGCATCGCCACCGTGTGGGTGCGCCGGGGCGAGCGGGGCAGCTTGCTGTCCACCCCGGAAGGCGTGACCGAACTCCCCGCCCTGTCTGCCGACGTGGCCGACGTGACGGGGGCGGGGGACGCGATGCTCGCCGCCTCCCTCGCCGCGCTGCTGGGCGGGGCCAACCCGGAAGAGGCCGCTCGGCACGGCCACGCCGCCGCCGCCCTCACCGTCGAGAGTCCGCACACTGTCTCCCCCACCCTCACGACCGCCGCCGTGCGCTCGCGCCTCGGGCGCCCGCAGCCCTAA
- a CDS encoding RecQ family ATP-dependent DNA helicase: MPQRIRVRLPDPTPEPVAAEIAVLPEPEPPALPPRDARPVAAVEVAGPPPAPPARRGRPSKDMQRAERLAREVFGYDHLHPAQQEAIQSVLKGHDTLAIMPTGSGKSAIYQIAALSLPGPTVVVSPLIALQRDQVEALEEAAPGQAALINSAVRPADREAAWEALEEGDLEFIFLAPEQLASEETLERLRSAEPSLFVVDEAHCVSEWGHAFRPEYLRLGAVVEALGHPTVLALTATASPPVRSEIVERLAMREARVLVRGFDRPNIRLSVQRFGDAGTKRAALVDEVVGTQGPGIVYAATRKAAEALAADLVARGVRAAAYHAGMGTAAREGVQGDFMADALEVIVATTAFGMGIDKPNVRFVHHLDISGSVDAYYQEIGRAGRDGGAAQATLFYTPGDLNLRRFFAGSALIDADQVEQVLRAAQDADGPVDPGDLREETGLSPSRLLSAVSRLEEVGALEVLPGGEVAAVEGSVSPEAAAQAALAQEHRRTYERSRLEMMRAYAETEGCRREFLLNYFGEGYPAPCGTCDRCEAGETAPAPDPETLPFALGTRVAHPTFGEGLVMRYEGEKVTVLFDQQGYQTLSLGFVLDHALLQAVPA; encoded by the coding sequence ATGCCCCAACGAATCCGGGTTCGCCTGCCTGACCCCACTCCCGAGCCTGTGGCGGCCGAAATCGCCGTGCTCCCCGAGCCGGAGCCGCCTGCCCTGCCCCCCCGTGACGCCCGCCCGGTCGCGGCCGTCGAGGTGGCCGGGCCGCCCCCCGCCCCCCCTGCCCGCCGGGGCCGCCCGTCCAAGGATATGCAGCGGGCCGAGCGGCTCGCCCGCGAGGTCTTCGGCTACGACCACCTGCACCCCGCCCAGCAGGAGGCGATCCAGAGCGTCCTCAAGGGCCACGACACCCTGGCGATCATGCCCACGGGAAGCGGCAAGTCGGCCATCTACCAGATCGCCGCGCTCTCGCTGCCCGGCCCCACGGTGGTCGTCTCGCCCCTGATCGCCCTGCAACGCGATCAGGTGGAAGCGCTGGAGGAAGCCGCCCCCGGCCAGGCCGCCCTGATCAACTCGGCGGTGCGCCCCGCCGACCGGGAAGCCGCTTGGGAGGCGCTGGAGGAGGGCGACCTCGAATTCATCTTCCTGGCCCCCGAGCAGCTTGCCAGCGAGGAGACGCTGGAGCGGCTGCGCTCGGCCGAGCCGTCCCTCTTCGTGGTGGACGAGGCGCACTGCGTCTCGGAGTGGGGGCACGCCTTCCGGCCCGAGTACCTACGGCTGGGCGCAGTGGTCGAGGCCCTGGGGCACCCCACCGTGCTCGCGCTGACCGCCACCGCCTCACCCCCGGTGCGCTCGGAGATCGTGGAGCGGTTGGCGATGCGGGAGGCGCGGGTGCTGGTGCGCGGCTTCGATCGGCCCAATATCCGCCTCTCGGTGCAGCGCTTCGGCGACGCGGGCACCAAACGCGCGGCGCTCGTGGACGAGGTCGTGGGCACCCAGGGGCCCGGCATCGTGTACGCCGCCACCCGCAAGGCAGCCGAGGCCCTCGCCGCCGACCTCGTGGCGCGGGGGGTCCGGGCGGCCGCCTACCACGCCGGGATGGGCACCGCTGCCCGTGAGGGCGTGCAGGGCGACTTCATGGCCGACGCGCTGGAGGTGATCGTGGCGACCACGGCCTTCGGCATGGGCATCGACAAGCCGAACGTGCGCTTCGTGCACCACCTCGACATCTCCGGGTCCGTTGACGCCTACTACCAGGAGATCGGACGGGCCGGGCGCGACGGCGGGGCGGCACAGGCGACCCTCTTCTACACGCCGGGCGACCTCAACCTGCGCCGCTTCTTCGCGGGAAGTGCGCTGATCGACGCCGATCAGGTGGAACAGGTGCTGCGGGCCGCCCAGGACGCCGATGGTCCGGTCGACCCCGGCGACCTGCGCGAGGAGACGGGCCTGTCCCCCAGCCGACTGCTCAGCGCCGTGAGCCGCCTGGAGGAGGTCGGGGCGCTGGAGGTGCTGCCGGGCGGGGAGGTCGCGGCCGTGGAGGGCAGCGTGTCCCCCGAGGCGGCGGCCCAGGCCGCGCTCGCGCAGGAGCATCGCCGCACCTACGAACGCTCGCGGCTGGAGATGATGCGGGCCTACGCCGAGACGGAAGGCTGCCGCCGCGAGTTCCTGCTGAACTACTTCGGGGAAGGCTACCCGGCCCCCTGCGGCACCTGCGACCGTTGCGAGGCGGGCGAGACGGCCCCCGCCCCCGACCCCGAGACGCTGCCCTTCGCTCTCGGTACCCGCGTCGCGCACCCCACCTTCGGCGAGGGCCTCGTCATGCGCTACGAGGGCGAAAAGGTGACTGTGCTGTTTGACCAGCAGGGCTACCAGACGCTCTCGCTGGGTTTTGTGCTGGACCACGCCCTCTTGCAGGCGGTGCCCGCCTAG
- a CDS encoding pseudouridine-5'-phosphate glycosidase, which translates to MPTSAPLRPEVAALTDLHPEVADALAGGQPVVALESTIISHGMPYPQNVEMARGVEAVVREHGAIPATVAVLGGRLKVGLTPDELELLATDKNVQKISTRDLPVTVALGRHGATTVASTMRIASLAGIRVFATGGTGGVHRGAGETMDISADLTELARTDVCVVSAGVKSILDIGLTLEVLETQGVPAITLGSEEFPAFYSRQSGFASPLTVASEAEAARVLHAKWSLGLTGGVMLANPIPEDAEIPAGEITPHIEQALADMAALGLTGKETTPYLLGRIVEITGGRSLAANIALVRHNAAVAARVASAYAALQG; encoded by the coding sequence ATGCCCACCTCTGCCCCCCTCCGCCCCGAAGTCGCTGCCCTGACCGACCTTCACCCCGAGGTCGCCGACGCGCTCGCGGGCGGCCAGCCCGTCGTCGCCCTGGAAAGCACCATCATCAGCCACGGGATGCCCTACCCCCAGAACGTCGAGATGGCGCGGGGCGTGGAGGCCGTCGTGCGCGAGCACGGAGCCATTCCCGCCACGGTCGCCGTGCTGGGCGGGCGACTCAAGGTGGGCCTGACGCCGGACGAGTTGGAACTGCTGGCGACCGACAAGAACGTGCAGAAGATCAGCACCCGCGACCTCCCCGTCACGGTGGCGCTCGGGCGGCACGGGGCGACCACGGTGGCGTCCACCATGCGCATCGCTTCGCTGGCGGGCATCCGCGTCTTCGCCACCGGGGGCACGGGCGGCGTTCACCGGGGGGCGGGCGAGACGATGGACATCAGCGCGGACCTCACCGAACTCGCCCGCACTGACGTGTGCGTGGTGAGCGCCGGGGTCAAGAGCATCCTCGACATCGGTCTGACGCTGGAAGTCCTCGAGACCCAGGGCGTGCCCGCGATCACGCTGGGCAGCGAGGAGTTCCCCGCCTTCTACTCGCGCCAGAGCGGCTTCGCCTCCCCGCTCACCGTCGCCTCGGAAGCCGAGGCCGCCCGCGTCCTGCACGCCAAGTGGTCCCTGGGCCTGACGGGCGGCGTGATGCTCGCCAACCCGATTCCCGAAGACGCGGAGATTCCCGCCGGGGAGATCACCCCGCATATCGAGCAGGCACTCGCGGACATGGCCGCGCTGGGCCTGACGGGCAAGGAGACCACGCCCTACCTGCTGGGCCGCATTGTGGAGATCACCGGGGGCCGCAGCCTCGCGGCCAACATCGCGCTGGTGCGGCACAACGCAGCGGTGGCCGCGCGGGTGGCCTCGGCCTACGCGGCGTTGCAGGGGTAA
- a CDS encoding RIO1 family regulatory kinase/ATPase, protein MKGRFYGDDAPGEERFRRQRRAPQGRRRIAALTAEGEDTPEDDVIARLKALGHVTEVLAELKSGKEATAYVARGPRGTLLLKLYRDLQARSFQRDEVYRAGVYIPDARAAKAMAGRSRKGLEMLHQGWVCAEYAHLWHLWEAGLSVPEPLVGPSPFDYSATAPAVLMRLIGEEDQPAPRLSEASLTPEEARSAWDQAVSGMAHMLRLGYAHGDYSTYNLLWWENTVTIIDFPQLTTRTNPNFRDLLARDAQSLATSFRRHGVQESGEATLREVQRRALGPGPAPRVLLP, encoded by the coding sequence ATGAAGGGCCGCTTCTACGGCGACGACGCCCCCGGCGAGGAGAGATTCCGCCGTCAGCGCCGTGCCCCCCAGGGCCGCCGCCGCATCGCCGCCCTGACCGCCGAGGGGGAAGACACCCCCGAAGACGACGTGATCGCCCGGCTCAAGGCCCTGGGCCACGTCACCGAAGTGCTTGCCGAACTCAAGAGCGGCAAGGAAGCCACCGCCTACGTCGCCCGTGGGCCGCGCGGCACGCTGCTGCTCAAGCTCTACCGCGACCTTCAGGCCCGCTCCTTCCAGCGCGACGAGGTCTACCGCGCCGGGGTGTATATCCCCGACGCGCGGGCGGCCAAAGCGATGGCAGGCCGCAGCCGCAAGGGCCTGGAGATGCTGCATCAGGGCTGGGTCTGCGCCGAGTACGCCCACCTGTGGCACCTCTGGGAGGCGGGGCTGAGCGTGCCCGAACCGCTGGTCGGCCCCTCGCCCTTTGACTACAGCGCGACCGCCCCCGCCGTCCTGATGCGCCTGATCGGGGAAGAAGACCAGCCCGCCCCCCGCCTGAGCGAGGCCTCCCTGACGCCCGAAGAAGCCCGCAGCGCCTGGGACCAGGCCGTTTCCGGCATGGCGCACATGCTGCGGCTGGGGTATGCCCACGGCGACTACAGCACCTACAACCTCCTGTGGTGGGAGAACACCGTGACGATCATCGACTTTCCGCAATTGACCACCCGCACCAACCCCAATTTCCGCGACCTGCTCGCCCGCGACGCCCAGAGCCTCGCCACCTCCTTCCGGCGCCACGGCGTGCAGGAAAGCGGCGAAGCCACCCTGCGCGAGGTGCAGCGCCGCGCCCTGGGACCCGGCCCGGCGCCGCGCGTGCTGCTGCCCTGA